The sequence CGCCGCAATTCGCCGGATGGGACGCGCGAAAGCGCAACGCCGTGCTCGCGCATGAGGGGGCGCATGTCGCCAACCGCGATTTCTACGTGCTGCTGCTGGCCTCGCTCAATCGCGCGGTGTTCTGGTTCAGCCCGTTCTCGTGGTGGCAGCTTGCGCGCCTCGCCGAACTCGCCGAGATCATCAGCGATGCCCGGGCGATCGAGATGATCGATGACCGGCTGTCCTATGCGGAAATTCTGCTCGACTTTGCCAGCACCGTGAAGCCGCGGCCGGTCGAGCTTGCGATGGCGCGGGCCTCGACCGTGCGCGCCCGCGTCGAGCGCATCATCGCGGCCACCGCGATGCCCGTCCCGGTCGGCTGGCGCAAGCGACTGACGATCGGCGCCGCGATCGTCCCCGCCGTGATCGTATCCACCGGCATGATCGCCTATCGCACACCCGAACTCGCGCCTGTTACCGCCGAGCTCGGCGAGGTGCCGGCCCAGCATTACCGCCCCATCGTCAATTTCTATGCCATGGGTCCGGCGTCGGTGTTCGCGATCTTCCGCGAAGGCGACGAGCTCTATGGCCAGCTGACCGGGCAGCGCAAATTGCGCCTGGCGGTTGGGAGCGACGGCATCGCGTCCTACCCGGCCTCGTCCGGCGAGATCACGTTTCCGCTCGAAGCGGAGCGCCGCTCCTCCGAGCTGACGCTGCGCATGAACGGTCGCGACATCCGCGCGGTCCGTGTCGCAGAGATGCCTGCGTCGGCCGCCGATCCTGCAGCGCTCGATCAATATGTCGGCTGGTACAGGGCCGCGCCGAACCGCGTGCTGACCGTGCGCCGCGACGGTGACCGGCTCCAGGTGGAGGAAACCGTGCGGGGCCCGGCGGCGCTTCTCGCCGAGGGCGCCGATGTCTTCTCGATCCGTGGCGACAACCTCCTGATCTTCCTGCGCGACGAGCAGGCCAAGGTCTCGCGCGTGCTGGTCCAGAACGCGATCTCCGGTGCGCGCCTCGCGCCGCGGATCGACGCGGCGGTGGCGCAGGCGATCGAGGCCGACTTCGCGCGCCGCGTCGCGGAAGTCCCGGATCGTTTCCGCGAGCAGGTTCCGGTTTCCGGCGGCAAGGAGATGATCCTGCGCGGGATCGAGGATCTGCGGCACGGCACGCCGAATTACGATCGCATGAGTGCGCCGCTGGCTGCGAAGATCCATCGCCAGCTCAACGAGACGCAGGCAACGTTCGTGGCGCTCGGCGCCCTCGAGTCGATCTTCTTCCGTGGCGTCGGCCCCGGCGGCTACGACATCTACGGCGCCAAGTTCGAGAACGGTACGGCGGAATTCCGCCTGCTGCTCGAGCCCGACGGCAAGGTCGGCGACGTGATCTTCCGGGCCGACGGCAATGACGAACTCGGCGGCATCGTGCGATGCCCCGAGGAGGCAAATGTGCGTGGCCACGCCGGCACCTCGCCGATCCGGATCATGCTCTACAACGAGCTGGGCGACGACATCCAGGTGTTCAATCTCGATGCCGACGGCAGTCGCAAGGCGCAGAGCGTGGTCAGGCCCAACATGAGCTGGACCGCCACGACGACCGTGAACAGCCCCTGGGTGATTGCCGACAAATCGGGGCGATGTCTCGAGATCCTGGTGCCGGGCCGGCAGACGCGTTTTCACAATGTCGAGGCGACGAGCCTCGGCGCAAGACCGGGACGGGCCGCGCGCCGTGCCGTTCCGATCGCCAGTGGCGAGGAGATGCTGCGCCGTTACATCGAGGGCGTCGGCAAGGGACAGCCGGACTATGAGCACATGACGTCGGAAGTCGCCGACATCACGCGCCAGCAGCTGCCGTTCGATCAGGCGATCTTGGCGCGGCTCGGCGCGTTGCGCGCGGTCTCGTTCCGCGGCGTCACGGCGCTCGACAGCGACATCTATATCGCCCAGTTCGCCAACGGTTCGGCGGAATGGCGCATCGGTGTCAGGAACGGCACGATCACCAAGATCGCGCTCGGGCCGAACTTCTGAAAATTTCATCGCGTGTCGGGAGCGCGGCGGCTCCCGATGTCTTGACCGCCGGCGCGGCCATTATCCGCTTGCCGCCTCACGCCCGTAATGCTACATAATGTAGCATTACATTTCGTAGCTGTATGCCGCGTTGCTGGCAGGCTCGAAGAATTGGGCATCCGCCATGAGCGATTCTGTAAAGGCAAAGGCCGTTTTGGCGCTTCATCGCTTCGGGATGGGGCCCCGGCCGGGATCGG comes from Bradyrhizobium sp. CCGE-LA001 and encodes:
- a CDS encoding M56 family metallopeptidase, with protein sequence MIATLAEAALRSFVLGGVVWFGLILCRVRNPHVQMTAWVVVLLASLAMPFVMHWPTLTITRPPLPMPAPADVLPADVSMLEMPQPALPVAPGAAIAPPASNGPSINWWLVATIVYAVVAACLLLRLMIGLCLTWRMARAATPMKGAPPIAADVRVSRDVGGPVTFGSTILVPPQFAGWDARKRNAVLAHEGAHVANRDFYVLLLASLNRAVFWFSPFSWWQLARLAELAEIISDARAIEMIDDRLSYAEILLDFASTVKPRPVELAMARASTVRARVERIIAATAMPVPVGWRKRLTIGAAIVPAVIVSTGMIAYRTPELAPVTAELGEVPAQHYRPIVNFYAMGPASVFAIFREGDELYGQLTGQRKLRLAVGSDGIASYPASSGEITFPLEAERRSSELTLRMNGRDIRAVRVAEMPASAADPAALDQYVGWYRAAPNRVLTVRRDGDRLQVEETVRGPAALLAEGADVFSIRGDNLLIFLRDEQAKVSRVLVQNAISGARLAPRIDAAVAQAIEADFARRVAEVPDRFREQVPVSGGKEMILRGIEDLRHGTPNYDRMSAPLAAKIHRQLNETQATFVALGALESIFFRGVGPGGYDIYGAKFENGTAEFRLLLEPDGKVGDVIFRADGNDELGGIVRCPEEANVRGHAGTSPIRIMLYNELGDDIQVFNLDADGSRKAQSVVRPNMSWTATTTVNSPWVIADKSGRCLEILVPGRQTRFHNVEATSLGARPGRAARRAVPIASGEEMLRRYIEGVGKGQPDYEHMTSEVADITRQQLPFDQAILARLGALRAVSFRGVTALDSDIYIAQFANGSAEWRIGVRNGTITKIALGPNF